GGGACATGATCTGTTTTTCCCCAGTCAAAAATCACGTACGTACAAGATATCAGCGTAATGCAAAGAGAAATATTAAGACCGAGCCGTGATTAGCGTGAGCATGTTTCTTTGAATAtgaacaaatcaacaaatacgATTAGACAATCATCTTTGTTCCATACATCATGGAGATATATGAACACGAGGGTTGTTGAAATGAGAAAACCCTATTTAAACAAgaatatttactatttagcgAGGAAAGCGAAAGGCTACGTACTCTACGTTTTTGTAAAAATTCATACAACTAAATCACTCCTTTCAATATAATTGCCTTCTTTGACCAACGACCAATTATATATAGCTCTCTCAACCTGTCCGGGAACTCCTGCATTACCCCAAAACCCCAAAACACTAGCTATCATCATCAACGAAAGACTGAGAGCCGAACCAGGTGATCGAGTGAGTTGGGATCCCAATGGGAAACAGTTTGGGAAGCAAAAAGAAAGCAAAGGTTATGCAAATTAGTGGGGAGACATTGAAGTTGAAGACGCCTGTCCAAGCTGGTGAGGTAGTGAAGAACTACCCTGGTCACGTTTTGCTTAAATCCCAAGAGGTAAAGCATTTGGGGATCAGAGCAAAGCCTTTGGAGCCGCACCAACACCTTAAGGCCAAGGCAGTCTACTTCCTCGTGGAGTTGCCGAAGGTTAGTAGTACTAGTAGTGACAAGTTAAAAGAGAAAGTTCCGAGGAGAGTCCAGTCCGGAATAAACATGACTGCCAAGGACAGGCTTGAGAGTTTAATGCTGTCTCGGAGGTCGGTTTCCGACCTCTCCATCATGAAATCGGTACCCGAGAAATCGCAAGA
This is a stretch of genomic DNA from Argentina anserina chromosome 4, drPotAnse1.1, whole genome shotgun sequence. It encodes these proteins:
- the LOC126792623 gene encoding uncharacterized protein At1g66480 encodes the protein MGNSLGSKKKAKVMQISGETLKLKTPVQAGEVVKNYPGHVLLKSQEVKHLGIRAKPLEPHQHLKAKAVYFLVELPKVSSTSSDKLKEKVPRRVQSGINMTAKDRLESLMLSRRSVSDLSIMKSVPEKSQDGAVRLRMRLPKAQVEMLMQQSRDDEEAAEKIMNLCMVNANIGGETNEKDDHGRVVRLGSKKREKRVSFRPVDDGEIQLAVAA